One part of the Spirochaeta lutea genome encodes these proteins:
- a CDS encoding SPFH domain-containing protein — translation MINPVIIVLGLFGFVVLVSILRSIRIVPAQQAQIVERLGKYAGTLQSGFHILVPFIDKVRYHHSLKEQAVDVPVQTCFTHDNVKIQVDGVLYYRVVDPKKASYGITNFQQGTVQLAQTTMRSVIGKLELDKSFEERDNINAAIVREVDEASDEWGVKVTRYEIKNIEVPRTILGAMEVQMKAEREKRALIARSLGEKESKVNYSQGIMTESVNRSEGEKQKMINEAEGRAAEIRAIARATATSIKTLAQAISVPGGPDAVNLQLAEQYIHTLNSVARKGTKVVLPMDLTDMEGTMETLKKLTKN, via the coding sequence ATGATTAACCCGGTAATTATTGTACTCGGATTATTTGGTTTTGTAGTTCTGGTCTCCATTTTGCGGAGCATCAGAATCGTCCCTGCCCAACAAGCCCAGATTGTGGAGCGCCTTGGTAAGTATGCCGGCACCCTGCAAAGCGGGTTCCACATCCTTGTTCCCTTCATCGACAAGGTCCGGTATCACCACAGTCTAAAAGAACAAGCAGTGGATGTTCCGGTACAAACCTGTTTTACCCACGACAACGTAAAAATTCAGGTCGACGGAGTGTTGTATTACCGTGTCGTCGATCCAAAAAAAGCCAGCTACGGTATCACCAACTTCCAGCAGGGAACCGTTCAGCTGGCCCAAACAACCATGCGGTCTGTCATTGGGAAGCTTGAGCTAGACAAGTCTTTTGAAGAACGAGACAATATCAATGCAGCCATCGTCCGCGAGGTGGACGAAGCCTCCGACGAGTGGGGTGTGAAGGTCACCAGGTACGAAATCAAGAACATAGAAGTACCCCGTACCATACTCGGGGCCATGGAAGTTCAGATGAAGGCCGAGCGGGAAAAACGCGCACTCATTGCCCGGTCCCTGGGGGAAAAAGAATCAAAGGTAAACTACTCCCAAGGTATTATGACCGAGTCAGTCAACCGCTCCGAGGGTGAAAAGCAGAAGATGATTAACGAAGCCGAGGGCCGGGCCGCAGAAATCCGTGCCATTGCCAGGGCAACGGCCACTTCTATTAAGACCCTTGCCCAGGCGATATCGGTCCCTGGTGGTCCAGATGCGGTTAATCTTCAGTTGGCTGAACAGTACATCCACACCCTAAACTCCGTAGCACGGAAGGGAACAAAGGTGGTTCTCCCAATGGATCTAACCGATATGGAAGGAACCATGGAGACTCTAAAAAAACTCACCAAAAATTAG
- a CDS encoding NfeD family protein produces MGISEIIWLVLGLGLILSEFALPGFVIFFFGTGALLTGLLTWLIPGLGSNLLLQIILWLGTSALSLGFLRKKLSSVFKGTLLGDSKAPQLESDADSGQTATVVQDISPEKAGRISLHGTTWTAKSFDEHFQKGETVEILKKEGMTYWVTRSLI; encoded by the coding sequence ATGGGTATATCTGAAATCATCTGGTTAGTTCTCGGCTTAGGTCTCATCCTCTCAGAGTTCGCTCTTCCCGGATTTGTCATCTTCTTCTTCGGCACCGGGGCCCTTCTCACTGGGCTTCTAACCTGGCTCATCCCCGGTCTGGGCAGCAACCTGCTTCTTCAAATCATCCTGTGGCTTGGTACCTCGGCATTATCCCTGGGGTTCCTGCGGAAAAAACTATCCTCGGTCTTTAAGGGGACTCTTTTAGGTGATTCCAAGGCCCCACAGCTCGAATCCGATGCAGATTCGGGACAGACAGCCACGGTGGTTCAGGACATCTCCCCGGAAAAAGCCGGGAGAATAAGTCTTCATGGGACCACCTGGACAGCTAAGAGTTTCGATGAGCACTTCCAGAAGGGCGAGACCGTAGAGATTCTCAAGAAGGAAGGCATGACCTACTGGGTAACCCGTAGCCTCATCTAA
- the gatC gene encoding Asp-tRNA(Asn)/Glu-tRNA(Gln) amidotransferase subunit GatC has product MEKRELTVTAELAQIELREEETERLTQEVTQMVSYFEKMMEVSVEGLEPTTHAMLKTNRLRPDNNNTSDLADDILEQAPDLEDRFICIPNVL; this is encoded by the coding sequence ATGGAGAAGCGTGAACTGACAGTTACTGCGGAGCTTGCACAAATTGAGCTCCGTGAAGAGGAAACCGAACGATTAACCCAAGAGGTTACCCAAATGGTTTCCTACTTCGAAAAAATGATGGAAGTCTCTGTCGAGGGGTTGGAGCCGACCACCCATGCAATGCTTAAAACGAACCGGCTCCGGCCGGACAATAATAATACCTCAGACCTGGCCGACGATATTCTGGAACAGGCTCCTGATCTTGAAGATCGTTTTATCTGTATTCCCAACGTGCTGTAA
- the gatA gene encoding Asp-tRNA(Asn)/Glu-tRNA(Gln) amidotransferase subunit GatA, whose amino-acid sequence MEQQKHWSSVLSEAGGRSYAQWVREKDQTLGSFLEFDPARGLMTAQTQKKTEVSDSEPLLKNIPFAIKDNIALKNFKLTCGSKMLSTFVSPYTATAVERLITQGAVPVGKTNLDEFGMGSSTDNSALMNTNNPWNSEFVAGGSSGGSASSVAAGLVPLALGSDTGGSVRQPANFCGVYGLKPTYGAVSRYGLVAYASSLEVIGITSLDIDLLEQCFRTMRGVDPRDQTSLVWDDSHVRETKTAGRTIGMLVGDLGLDPGVAEAYGNSRKALEQLGYTVEEISLPMLEYAVPAYYTIATAEASANLARFNGIRYGHRPIFAENPEELIRKSRDEGFGDEVKLRILLGTYVLRSGFQDQFYHRAQKIRTAIRMDFERIFSKVDAIIMPVYPTQAFKHGEGGLDPFQQKVADKFTTAANLTGMPALAIPTGVHQGLPTGIQCMGPYFGEERLMDVARRLSELLPVQYSPHTPHPYTMAGSGGAV is encoded by the coding sequence ATGGAACAACAAAAGCACTGGAGTAGTGTCCTTTCTGAGGCTGGAGGGCGTTCGTATGCCCAATGGGTACGTGAAAAGGATCAAACCCTCGGATCGTTTCTGGAATTCGATCCCGCCCGGGGGCTGATGACCGCCCAGACCCAGAAAAAAACAGAAGTTTCCGATTCCGAGCCCCTTCTAAAGAATATTCCCTTCGCAATTAAAGACAACATCGCCCTCAAAAACTTCAAACTAACCTGCGGAAGTAAGATGCTTTCCACCTTTGTAAGCCCCTACACAGCCACCGCTGTGGAACGCCTCATTACCCAAGGGGCCGTGCCAGTGGGAAAAACCAACCTGGATGAATTCGGGATGGGATCATCCACCGATAATTCCGCATTAATGAACACCAATAACCCCTGGAATTCCGAGTTTGTCGCCGGGGGCAGTTCCGGCGGTTCCGCATCATCGGTTGCTGCCGGACTCGTACCCCTGGCTCTTGGCAGCGATACCGGGGGCTCTGTACGGCAACCGGCGAATTTTTGCGGTGTGTACGGCTTGAAACCTACCTACGGGGCTGTGAGCCGCTATGGTCTGGTTGCCTATGCGTCCAGTTTGGAGGTCATTGGAATCACCAGTCTCGACATTGACCTTTTAGAGCAGTGTTTCCGGACGATGCGGGGAGTGGACCCGCGGGATCAGACCAGTCTAGTTTGGGATGATTCTCATGTCCGGGAAACCAAAACCGCGGGGCGGACCATTGGAATGCTGGTAGGCGATTTAGGCCTTGATCCCGGTGTAGCCGAGGCGTACGGGAATTCCCGGAAAGCTCTGGAGCAGCTTGGTTATACGGTGGAGGAGATCTCCCTGCCCATGCTTGAATATGCCGTACCAGCCTACTACACCATCGCTACCGCCGAAGCAAGTGCCAACCTTGCACGGTTCAACGGCATCCGATACGGCCATCGGCCGATTTTTGCTGAAAATCCGGAAGAGCTCATCAGAAAGAGCCGAGATGAGGGATTCGGTGATGAGGTGAAGCTCCGGATCCTTCTCGGAACCTACGTCCTCCGGAGCGGATTTCAAGACCAGTTTTATCACCGGGCTCAAAAAATTCGAACTGCCATTCGGATGGATTTTGAACGTATTTTCTCAAAGGTAGACGCAATCATTATGCCGGTGTATCCCACCCAGGCATTTAAACATGGGGAGGGTGGCCTGGATCCCTTTCAGCAGAAAGTTGCAGATAAATTCACCACAGCAGCGAACCTCACGGGTATGCCTGCCCTGGCGATTCCCACCGGGGTTCATCAGGGCCTGCCAACGGGAATCCAGTGTATGGGTCCGTATTTCGGGGAAGAGAGACTGATGGATGTGGCAAGACGGCTATCGGAGCTGTTGCCAGTACAGTATTCACCCCATACCCCCCATCCCTACACCATGGCTGGATCGGGAGGAGCAGTATGA
- a CDS encoding GNAT family N-acetyltransferase: MSITIESLEKKHIQQICGLIKGYRAETAKEFSEEDYQKVLDQLEFMGSLSRTGGEALSRVFVAAEGESVVGYIGVHMIPFPLMAGRELYISDLLVSPDYRGRGCGSLLLAHAEQFAQAQSCKRLMLNNLKEMPSYARGFYAAHGFTERENAANFVKKLLVGDGQ, translated from the coding sequence ATGTCGATAACGATAGAATCCCTGGAAAAAAAGCATATTCAGCAGATTTGCGGGCTCATAAAAGGGTACCGCGCAGAAACCGCGAAGGAGTTTTCTGAAGAGGATTACCAGAAGGTTCTGGATCAACTCGAGTTCATGGGTTCCCTATCCCGAACCGGCGGAGAGGCGTTAAGCAGGGTGTTTGTTGCAGCGGAAGGGGAGTCGGTGGTCGGGTACATTGGCGTTCATATGATCCCCTTTCCCCTCATGGCCGGCAGGGAGCTGTATATTTCGGACTTACTCGTATCACCGGATTACCGAGGCAGGGGGTGCGGCAGTCTGCTACTGGCTCATGCGGAACAATTTGCCCAGGCACAGAGTTGTAAACGGCTAATGCTCAATAATTTGAAGGAAATGCCCTCCTATGCCCGGGGATTTTACGCGGCCCATGGATTTACCGAGCGGGAAAACGCTGCAAATTTTGTAAAAAAGCTCCTGGTGGGGGATGGTCAGTAA
- the gatB gene encoding Asp-tRNA(Asn)/Glu-tRNA(Gln) amidotransferase subunit GatB: MRYQTKYDSFVGLEIHVQLTTESKVFCSCKNNFGDEPNTNICPVCMGLPGSLPSLNAEAMEKAYLVARALNCTLTPRTMFERKNYFYPDLPKNYQISQFDAPLGTNGYIDIQVDGQVKRVRIHECHLEEDAGKMIHAGDMSLVDYNRTGTPLLEIVTEPDMSLGEEAEILMHELRRIVRYLGVSDGNMDEGSMRCDANISLNLKGHGLGRKVEIKNLNSSRFVRLGLNYEIDRQSEILEEGGTVVQETRLWNENRDQTVVMRSKENANDYRYFPEPDLPPFVTDQPFLTRIEERLCELPLARKLRLINDYGIHEQQAEQICEERSTADYFEEIIALGSDPVALATWLSGDVQKLLNRYGVQASNSVLTPPRFHQLLTLLASGKIHGKIAKQILDIVFEEDVDPEQVMKDKGLEQITDPKEIAAIIEPILQEHSKAIEQIRAGDPKPFGFLMGQVMKATAGRAEPQAVQAVLKEMI, translated from the coding sequence ATGAGGTATCAAACAAAGTATGATAGTTTTGTAGGTCTAGAAATTCATGTGCAGCTAACCACGGAATCAAAGGTTTTCTGCTCATGCAAAAATAACTTCGGAGATGAGCCTAATACCAATATCTGCCCTGTTTGTATGGGGCTGCCCGGGAGCTTACCAAGTCTGAATGCCGAAGCCATGGAAAAGGCGTATCTGGTGGCCAGAGCGCTGAACTGTACCCTAACCCCCCGGACCATGTTTGAACGAAAGAACTATTTTTACCCGGATTTACCGAAGAACTACCAAATCAGCCAGTTTGATGCCCCCTTGGGTACAAATGGATACATTGATATCCAAGTGGATGGCCAGGTTAAACGTGTTCGCATCCATGAATGCCATCTCGAAGAGGATGCCGGAAAGATGATCCATGCTGGGGATATGTCACTGGTGGATTACAACCGAACCGGAACACCGCTGTTAGAGATAGTCACCGAACCCGACATGAGTCTAGGGGAGGAAGCAGAGATTCTCATGCATGAGCTACGAAGGATCGTGCGGTATTTAGGAGTGAGCGACGGAAATATGGATGAAGGATCCATGAGATGCGATGCGAATATCTCCCTCAACTTGAAGGGGCATGGCCTTGGCCGTAAGGTGGAAATTAAAAACCTGAACTCCAGCCGGTTTGTCCGCCTTGGTCTGAATTATGAGATTGACCGTCAATCTGAAATCCTGGAAGAGGGAGGCACGGTGGTACAGGAAACACGGTTATGGAACGAGAACCGTGATCAGACCGTGGTTATGCGTAGTAAGGAAAATGCCAATGATTACCGGTATTTCCCTGAACCCGATTTACCCCCCTTTGTAACCGATCAGCCGTTTCTGACTCGAATTGAGGAGCGGTTATGCGAATTGCCCCTGGCAAGAAAGCTTCGGCTCATCAATGACTACGGGATACACGAGCAGCAGGCTGAGCAAATCTGTGAGGAGCGCAGTACCGCTGATTATTTTGAGGAGATCATCGCCCTAGGCTCGGATCCGGTCGCCCTGGCAACCTGGCTCTCAGGGGATGTTCAAAAGCTGCTTAACCGGTACGGGGTGCAGGCTTCCAATTCGGTTCTAACCCCACCCAGGTTTCATCAATTATTGACCCTGTTGGCATCGGGGAAAATCCACGGCAAGATTGCGAAACAGATCCTGGATATTGTGTTCGAAGAGGATGTGGATCCTGAACAGGTTATGAAGGACAAGGGATTGGAACAGATAACCGATCCGAAGGAAATTGCTGCCATTATCGAGCCGATCCTTCAGGAACATTCCAAGGCTATTGAGCAGATTAGAGCAGGCGATCCCAAACCCTTCGGGTTCCTTATGGGTCAGGTTATGAAAGCTACTGCCGGCCGAGCAGAACCTCAGGCGGTCCAGGCAGTTCTTAAGGAAATGATATGA
- the aspS gene encoding aspartate--tRNA(Asn) ligase, giving the protein MSRVLIKDIADHVEQEITLQGWVHRIRELGGINFVILRDRSGQAQLVYEGSVDVTLETVVSVSGRVQKNVKAPAGFELLVAETRVLATAAPDLPVPVNQDPKNFGIEAILDNRLISLRNPKIRSIFTLQSEICRYFAEYLHNQDFTEIKTSKLIGSGTEGGTGLFEVEYFDTKVYLAQSPQFYKQAMVSSGMERVFEVGAAYRAEKHETPRHLNEYISLDVEMGFIEDEHDLMDLESGILSYMFARIQEEHSDILELWDARVPSPEDVARAPRIAHEEAKKIVSQRLGRRVFEINPEAERVICEWAMEEYGVDLVYINEFPRKKRPFYTYPKGLKTMSFDLIFRGLEITTGGRRINEYPMLLETLPRFGLTEEGLGGYTDIFKYGCPPHGGFAIGLERITQKILGLSNVKEASLFPRDRKRIKP; this is encoded by the coding sequence ATGAGTAGAGTACTAATAAAAGATATCGCAGACCATGTTGAACAGGAGATTACACTTCAGGGCTGGGTACACCGTATCCGAGAGCTGGGGGGTATAAACTTTGTAATTCTTCGTGATCGTTCCGGTCAGGCACAGCTGGTCTATGAAGGATCGGTGGATGTTACCCTGGAAACCGTTGTATCGGTTTCAGGGAGGGTCCAAAAAAATGTAAAAGCACCCGCAGGATTCGAGTTGTTGGTTGCAGAGACCAGGGTTTTAGCCACGGCTGCACCCGATCTACCGGTCCCGGTAAACCAGGATCCCAAGAACTTTGGGATTGAGGCAATACTCGATAACCGGTTGATTAGTCTGCGGAATCCCAAGATCCGCAGCATTTTTACATTGCAGAGCGAGATCTGCCGCTACTTCGCTGAGTACCTTCACAACCAGGACTTCACCGAAATCAAAACCAGCAAACTCATCGGGAGCGGTACCGAGGGTGGAACAGGTCTCTTTGAGGTTGAGTATTTTGACACCAAGGTGTATCTGGCTCAGAGTCCTCAGTTTTATAAACAGGCCATGGTAAGCTCCGGTATGGAGCGGGTCTTCGAGGTAGGAGCAGCCTACCGAGCAGAAAAGCATGAGACACCCCGGCATCTCAATGAATACATTTCCCTCGATGTGGAGATGGGGTTTATTGAGGATGAACATGATTTGATGGATCTTGAATCCGGGATTCTGAGCTATATGTTCGCCCGGATTCAAGAGGAGCACTCGGATATTCTCGAGCTATGGGATGCTCGGGTACCGAGTCCCGAGGATGTAGCTCGAGCACCCCGAATTGCCCATGAGGAAGCGAAAAAGATTGTGTCCCAACGTTTGGGACGGAGGGTTTTCGAGATTAATCCCGAGGCTGAGCGGGTGATTTGTGAATGGGCTATGGAGGAGTACGGGGTAGATTTGGTGTACATCAATGAGTTTCCCCGGAAAAAACGCCCCTTTTATACCTACCCCAAGGGATTAAAAACCATGAGTTTCGACCTAATATTCAGGGGGTTGGAAATCACTACCGGTGGAAGGCGGATAAACGAATATCCGATGCTGCTGGAAACCCTGCCACGCTTCGGACTAACCGAAGAGGGCCTAGGCGGCTACACGGATATCTTTAAATACGGGTGTCCTCCCCATGGGGGATTTGCCATTGGCCTGGAACGGATAACCCAGAAAATTCTTGGTCTCAGCAATGTGAAGGAGGCTAGCCTCTTCCCCCGGGACCGGAAACGGATCAAACCCTAG
- a CDS encoding Ppx/GppA phosphatase family protein, protein MKQKRRQDVFLGKPRLVAVIDIGSTAIRLVVIEVLADGTYQRVDRANRPVRLGRDVFMTRVIKRDTILQAITILSGFVELMKGWQVGEEDIFVIATSAIREARNRDTFIDRVLMKTGLKVRVVEGVEENHLTYIAVQHSVDGMYGSFSKANSLILEVGGGSIEVMVLKRGKMAATHSLKMGTIRIEQQMAPTVSQSGGEFPFEEYIREQFRVTMDGIDAETSIGRLRYFVMVGGDARIAAHNVGTSQGEAYWIIERNDFVNFVAQLQRWSVEEIVRSLGITYHEAENLQPALTVYKIFLEETNAEIIIVPNVSIREGVLLRYALGHDNNLNPQFASQVVASAQSLGKKYHSDEKHSQHVTGLALQLFDQLVAEHGLGKRERLYLEVAGILHDIGYFINPSGHHKHGQYIVQHSEIFGLSKNDIQIISNIVRYHRTTKPSNNHFEYSSLARDERLIVMKLSSILRVADALDRNHNQQISSVVCTIVDGDLILRVPFRGDLAVERYGLSRKGSLFEEIFGYRIVLEQE, encoded by the coding sequence ATGAAACAAAAACGACGCCAGGATGTATTTCTGGGAAAACCGCGTCTGGTGGCGGTGATTGATATAGGGTCAACTGCTATTCGGTTGGTGGTGATTGAGGTGTTAGCAGACGGAACCTACCAACGGGTGGACCGGGCGAACCGTCCTGTTCGCCTCGGGCGGGATGTTTTTATGACCCGGGTTATAAAACGGGATACCATCCTCCAGGCTATCACCATTTTGTCCGGATTTGTGGAACTCATGAAGGGCTGGCAGGTTGGAGAAGAGGATATTTTCGTTATCGCTACCAGTGCAATCCGGGAGGCCCGGAACCGGGATACCTTTATCGACCGGGTTCTTATGAAGACGGGCCTAAAGGTTAGGGTGGTGGAAGGGGTTGAAGAGAACCATTTGACCTATATTGCTGTGCAACACTCCGTAGACGGAATGTATGGGTCCTTCTCTAAGGCCAATTCGCTTATCCTGGAAGTTGGCGGTGGATCCATTGAAGTAATGGTTTTAAAGCGTGGAAAGATGGCGGCCACCCATAGCCTGAAGATGGGAACCATCCGTATCGAACAACAGATGGCTCCAACGGTCTCACAGTCCGGCGGCGAGTTCCCCTTTGAGGAGTATATCCGTGAGCAGTTTCGGGTGACCATGGACGGGATTGATGCGGAAACCTCCATCGGACGGCTCAGATATTTTGTGATGGTCGGCGGAGATGCCCGGATAGCCGCCCATAACGTCGGGACGTCCCAGGGTGAGGCGTATTGGATTATTGAACGTAATGATTTTGTCAATTTCGTAGCTCAGTTGCAGAGATGGTCGGTGGAAGAGATCGTGAGAAGCCTAGGGATAACCTACCATGAGGCAGAAAACCTGCAGCCCGCGTTGACGGTATATAAAATCTTCTTGGAAGAAACCAATGCGGAGATTATTATCGTGCCCAATGTCAGTATTCGGGAAGGGGTTTTGCTCCGGTATGCCCTGGGTCATGATAACAACCTGAATCCACAGTTTGCCAGTCAGGTAGTGGCGAGCGCCCAAAGTTTGGGTAAGAAATACCATTCGGATGAAAAGCATAGCCAGCATGTAACCGGGCTTGCTCTCCAGCTCTTTGATCAGTTGGTGGCTGAGCACGGGTTAGGAAAACGGGAGCGTCTATACCTCGAAGTGGCGGGGATTCTCCATGATATCGGGTACTTCATTAATCCCAGCGGGCACCATAAACATGGGCAGTACATCGTGCAGCATTCGGAGATCTTCGGATTATCGAAGAACGATATACAAATTATCTCGAATATCGTACGGTACCATCGGACTACCAAACCGAGTAATAATCATTTTGAGTACTCCAGTCTGGCCCGGGATGAACGGCTCATCGTTATGAAACTCAGTTCAATCCTCCGGGTAGCTGATGCCCTGGACCGGAACCATAACCAGCAGATTTCCTCGGTGGTTTGTACTATTGTTGATGGTGATTTGATCCTCAGGGTACCCTTTAGGGGTGATCTCGCGGTAGAACGATACGGTCTCAGTAGAAAGGGCAGCCTTTTCGAAGAGATCTTTGGATACAGGATTGTCCTGGAGCAGGAATAG
- a CDS encoding adenylyltransferase/cytidyltransferase family protein: protein MDTPQHPTQQKPEPQGTPHTTGAIIGRFMPPHNGHRYLIDFAQGFVDHLTVFLCSLPDEPIPGELRERWMQELFPQVTLVHFTQAIPEAHRDNPHSPSIWAQAMKPHLPQSTDYLFASESYGENLAKALGARFIPVDPSRNQIAVSASLIRKSPLAYWSYIPPPVRPYFVRRILVIAGSKSEDIAQHLSEVFSTVYLPHYTSRSLQNHELESIHAAQWYALSRQANRLIFYPQNPNSSQHSTLAITPPGLPEPHLILVFEQGLSSGDLHALKTKTSDMNLPIHYFDKAVGINLEVLKHRILAEFHQWGLDSL from the coding sequence ATGGATACACCCCAACATCCAACCCAGCAAAAACCGGAACCACAAGGAACACCCCATACCACCGGGGCAATCATCGGCCGGTTCATGCCCCCCCATAATGGGCACCGCTACCTCATCGATTTTGCCCAGGGTTTCGTGGATCACCTCACCGTATTCCTCTGCTCTCTGCCCGATGAGCCCATTCCCGGTGAGCTGCGGGAGCGGTGGATGCAGGAGCTTTTCCCCCAGGTAACCCTCGTCCACTTTACTCAAGCCATTCCTGAGGCCCACCGTGACAATCCCCACAGCCCAAGCATCTGGGCACAGGCGATGAAACCCCATCTGCCCCAATCCACCGACTACCTTTTTGCCAGCGAATCCTACGGCGAAAACCTCGCCAAGGCCTTGGGGGCTCGATTTATTCCAGTCGATCCTAGTCGTAATCAGATTGCTGTATCCGCTAGTCTGATTCGGAAAAGCCCCCTCGCCTACTGGAGCTACATTCCCCCTCCCGTACGGCCCTATTTTGTCCGACGGATCTTAGTGATAGCCGGCTCGAAAAGCGAGGATATTGCCCAACACCTCTCCGAGGTATTCTCCACCGTATACCTTCCTCATTATACCAGTAGATCGTTACAAAACCATGAACTGGAATCCATCCACGCCGCCCAGTGGTACGCCCTATCCCGGCAGGCAAACCGACTCATCTTCTACCCCCAAAACCCGAATTCCAGTCAGCACTCCACCCTGGCCATTACCCCCCCCGGCCTTCCGGAACCTCACCTTATTCTGGTATTCGAACAGGGCCTTTCATCCGGCGACCTGCACGCCCTCAAAACAAAGACCTCCGACATGAATCTACCCATCCACTACTTCGATAAGGCGGTCGGTATAAATCTGGAGGTTCTCAAGCATAGAATACTTGCGGAATTCCACCAATGGGGATTAGACTCTCTTTAA
- a CDS encoding SPFH domain-containing protein, whose product MDLVTSWILAGGLLVLFFIVFFKMIRIVPEQQAWIVEFLGKYQRSLGPGFHLVIPFVQKISYKQILKEEVIDVPPQVCITRDNVQVTVDGVLYLKVIDPAKAGYGIDDYRFATKQLAQTTMRSEIGKIELDNTFSERNRINEAIVQAVDEASDPWGIKVTRYEIKDITPTQTVEEAMEQQVRAEREKRAEILTSEGERESRINVSEGNREESINLSQGERQKRINEADGRAEAMEILANATAEGIKEVAEAINIPNGEKAVKLRIAEQFIDQLRTILSEAETSVLPHDLAQLQGVIGTLFNGNQSGQTAKSGAGKGGPTSGIKGGNA is encoded by the coding sequence ATGGATCTAGTAACAAGCTGGATTTTGGCCGGCGGTTTACTCGTACTGTTCTTTATTGTCTTCTTTAAGATGATTCGAATAGTACCCGAACAACAGGCCTGGATTGTAGAATTTCTAGGTAAATATCAAAGAAGCCTTGGACCCGGATTTCACCTCGTAATCCCCTTCGTACAAAAGATTTCCTACAAGCAAATCCTCAAAGAAGAGGTCATCGATGTTCCCCCCCAAGTCTGCATTACCAGGGATAACGTCCAGGTTACGGTAGACGGAGTCCTCTACCTAAAGGTGATCGACCCTGCAAAGGCTGGATACGGCATCGACGATTACCGCTTTGCTACCAAGCAGCTGGCTCAAACCACCATGCGTTCGGAAATCGGTAAAATTGAACTCGATAACACCTTCAGCGAGCGGAACCGCATTAACGAGGCCATCGTTCAGGCCGTGGATGAGGCCTCTGATCCCTGGGGTATCAAGGTCACCCGCTACGAAATCAAGGATATTACCCCGACCCAAACCGTTGAGGAAGCCATGGAACAACAGGTCCGGGCAGAACGCGAAAAGCGTGCGGAGATCTTAACCTCAGAGGGTGAACGGGAAAGCCGGATCAATGTCTCCGAAGGAAACCGGGAAGAATCCATTAACCTGAGTCAGGGGGAACGTCAAAAACGGATCAACGAAGCCGACGGGCGCGCTGAAGCCATGGAGATCCTTGCCAACGCTACCGCCGAAGGGATCAAGGAAGTAGCGGAAGCAATAAATATTCCCAACGGAGAAAAGGCAGTAAAACTCCGTATCGCTGAGCAATTCATTGACCAGCTACGGACGATTCTCAGCGAGGCAGAAACCAGCGTACTACCCCACGACTTAGCACAGCTGCAAGGGGTCATCGGCACATTGTTTAACGGAAATCAATCTGGCCAGACGGCCAAATCAGGTGCCGGCAAAGGTGGACCGACCTCGGGAATTAAGGGAGGTAACGCATGA